Within the Vigna angularis cultivar LongXiaoDou No.4 chromosome 10, ASM1680809v1, whole genome shotgun sequence genome, the region agttattttcttatttcatacgtcgttattataatttgtatgtTTTCAGGAGTCTGTATGAAGATTACAGTCAAAAacaggaaaataaaatttggtgCATCATTCACTATTTTCAAAGGATAAGTTCTAAAATGCCTATGGGTATTGTCTCATTTGAGCGAAAAACACTTCACTTAAAAAATGATTATACTCACATTTCTTGCCCAGATGCCAACTTCTGGAGCACTTCTACTGTACCTCTATGCAGATTTGAGGTAATTGAAGGaaatttatttgaaacttttaaaaaatgaatatattttagtatttatttttaaattatccaTTTGGTTTTGTAATAGGTAATCCTTTGGCATTTTCAATAGGTTCACAATTCAGGGCTCATAGAAGATCAATCAAGTGAAGCTGTTGAAGTCGATTTTGCAAATAAATATCTTGGGGGAGGAGCTCTTGGTAGGGGGTGTGTACAGGTACGATATGTTTTCATTTCCACCTCAGTTCTTGGTATAAGTACATTCGTGCTGCCTTTGTGTACATATTGTATTTATCACCTTCCTTCATATTTTAGATTGTtgagatattttcttttgtcaCACGAACAATTGTTCTATTGATGTTTCATAAATTTGGTTGTAAATGTATGATATAGGAGGAAATCCGTTTTATGGTCAGTCCAGAATTGATTGCTGGGATGCTTTTCTTGCCAGCCATGGAAGATAACGAGGCTATAGAAATTGTTGGTGTGGAAAGGTTCTCAAGTTATACAGGGTTAGTGCTACTTAATGGATATGAACTTGTATAAGATATTGTTATTGTTGATGTCTACTACTAGgtttatttacttaaaaaaattgatgggaaaattttttcaatttctatttgagtatggaggaagaaaaacatgtttattgGTTCTTATGCTTTGCATGGTGAATTTTTTCGTGTTGTTGTCATTCTCTGTCAATGTTGGCCAATAGTTTGCTGTAGCTTGAAAGATTTAAattctgtgtttattttttcttctcgtTGTTTGTTTGCACACTTGCGtatgacacattttttttactagagTTTATATCATAGCAAGAACGTAGATATTTgttcattttacttttaatttgttattatgtATAATATACAATATGCATATGATAGGGTgcactaaatttaaaaaaaaaaatacttattttgatATGATGTCAATTAAAGTTTTTCAGCTGTATACTTTACTCATAATTAGTGGGTGCTTTCTCCATATTCTAATGGTGATATTATTTCCTTATTCTTTAGGTATGCATCATCATTTCGATTTTCTGGTGATTATGTGGATGAAAGGGAAGTAGACGCTCTTGGAAGAAGGAAAACCAGGATTGTTGCAATCGATGCATTATGTAGCCCAGGGATGAGACAATACAGGACGAATTTTCTCCTCCGGTCTGTTAGTATTGGTTTATGGGGCTACTGCATTTATGGATGCAAAATCACAGTTACTTATGGACTATTAGAATATAcgaaaatcaaatttataatcttaaattcatatgtttgatatttgcACTTTGAAATTTGCAATTGTTTATAAAAGGTGTGTTTCACATGCATGCATTCCGTGCAAGGTGGAAATACTTTCGAGAGTTGCCTTtagtttctttttctcattCCTTTTGAACAACGTGCATGTTTTACTACACAGAGTAGCTATTGTAGTATccataatatttgttttttcatgaaaaaaactTTTCCTTTATGTTAGCTCAGTTTTATACCCCAaaatgaagagattttgatAAAGGAATTACTGGGATAATTATTCCTGACTTAGTAATAATTTACCCTTTAAGTATATAACTCTGTTCAAAGTacttaagtaaaataaaatctaaactgAACATGTTCATTTTTGCAGTGAGATCAATAAAGCATTCTGTGGTTTTCTGTACCAATGTGAATATCAACTATATCAGAAAAAATTGCAAGAGAATGGATGTTCATCTTCACTGGTTGGTCTTTTCCGATGTTTTTTCCTGCAAACAATGATACTGTATTAGTGGATTTAGGTCaagaacatttatttatttattaggaTTCAAGTATCCATATCTGCCATCTATCTCCTTTGGTCTTTGTTCAATTATCTTTTTTGAACACTTTTTTTTCACAGTTTGATGCTGCCACCTCAACATCTATGGAAACAAGtgatggaaaattttcaaatcacaAAACTACAAATTCTCAAAACGATTACCATTGCATGGATCAGGTTGATAACATTGGGGTTGCAACTGGAAACTGGGGATGTGGCGCCTTTGGAGGAGATCCTGAAGTAAAGACCATAATTCAGTGGCTTGCAGCTTCTCaggtaattttatatttttagccTTCACTGTATGAGAATGAGGCAGTTATAACTGTGAGTGTTCTGAATTCATTACGTTAAACTACTTATTTTCCCTGTTAGTTTTCAGTAAGAGTTGAAATATTTGCTAGGGTAAGGTGGGCATTTAGAAATTCTTCTACCCCTAGTTATCCATGCTCAGTTATATACTACTGTTTTGGTCCTTTTGTGTGGTAAATTTGTTTATACGTTCTTGTTGTAAATGTTGTGGCCATACAGCTCATGTTTGATTTCACTAGTTTCTgtatttgatttctttctcttttttagaTGATCAATGCGATTGAAGTATTGAAATTTTGATAGCTGAAGGATATCACAAATCATCATATTGACAAAAGGttaatgaaaatgatttatTGAAAATTGACTCAACAAAATAAGGTTGTGATTAATTATGCTAACTATTTGTTGATACATGAGACTATGTGATTTTAGGCTTGGTAGCTggagaaaaattgaaaagaatgaaaaactGTATTGGTATTAATTGAGATGTATTACAATGTAATCAATCTAACAATGTATTATTGTGTTTGATATGTTCAGAAAGCCTAGAACACTTTATTTCTAGTGATCAGAATCAGCTAATAAGGGAAACAAATCATGAAATAAGGAAATACAATAAATCTTAAGATATAATGAGGAAACTAAAGCTATATTATAACATAAGGAAATATTGTAGCAAATCCCAGAGATGATGACAGAAGCCAATCCTAGAGGATAATATAGATATTTTAGGATACAGTACAATCTGATATTTTCTATAGCCATTCCATAAATagttttaaacttatttctcaaaagaaaaggaaaaggagcATGAAATGCAGACAGACAAAAGGGTGGTTGGGCATGGAAGCTTGTTTTGTGTGGATTACTCAAACTATTGATGGTTTTGTGTAGTGAGGATTTGATGATTAAGATGAGCTGGTGAGGAATTAGGTCAAACGTGTGGCGGATAAATCATACTCTGTAATTCTGTTTACCCGTGAATTATATGCTTGAAAACCAATTTTGTCTTGGTTCTTTCCTAACAGGCTGTAAGACCTTTCATGGCATACTACACATTTGGCTTGGAGGCATTACAGAGCCTAGATGAGGTAATTTGGTCTTCCTTTTGTGGTAACACCATCGATCCTACGGTAGATGGCTTCCTGATAAGCATCTGCATTGAAATGGGTCATCTGTCTTCCTTATTTCACGTTTAAATATAGATTCAACAACACCCCCTCCCCCCAACCCCCCTCAATGATATTTGCATTCAGCTCTTCTGATGTGATCTGGATTGACTGACCTGGGCCTAGATTTGAAGATTTGCATTAATTGAAGTTTCATCTGGTTCACTGTTTGTTTGACAAATATGCATATCCCATTATCTTCATTGCTTCGTTCCTAACTCATTTCATTGTAATTAGTGGTGATGCTGTCCACGAGTCAATTATCTTCATCTATCCAACTACCACGAGGATTCCCACTCAATTTGGACTTGTCTTTGACAATTTCTCACTAGGTACTTTGATTGATGTTGTGGCAGGTTGCTCATTGGATTTTGTCACAGAGATGGACAGTTGGGGACCTGTGGAACATGTTAGTTGAGTACTCAACAAGTAGATCCAAAGGAGAAACCAATGTGGGTTTCCTTCACTGGCTCCTGCCATCAATACATGGCCATGGTACTGGGATGGATTTGTCAACTTAATCTTCTGTTGTCGAACGTCTCTCTCCTTTGCCAATGCATGTTCTGACTGTTCTCACTTTGAAGAAGGAGCTGTGAAGAGGaataatttttaagattttatgtCCAATGAAGGAAAGGTACAAGGCAACCTTTGTTGATCTGAGTCCTCTGGTGAAGGAAATATCATTGTTGGTGGCAGATATACGTTTTACTTGAATAGTCTGCACTCTGCAGCGGCCAAATTCTTATCTCTTATCTTGATCAGAGGATTCCAAACTTTTTCTTTCGAAGTGATTCAGCCATATACTTTTATTATGACCGCAGCTGCACTGGTAGTGAGGTGTACTGAAGCAGAATGATTTTTGGTAATGAAAGCGGAAAGCAAAACACCAGTAGGGGGAATTCATCCATCAAACTTGAGGAGGATTGCTACTAACAAGCTTTGCTGGGACACATGTTTCTATTTATCCCTCGAGAATTTGTTCACTCAGTTGCTCTGAATGAATGTGATGCATCTATATAAGTGTGATTTCCTTTGTTATACACATgtttctatttttccttttgattaCATGTTGAATCTCAACTTTTATTCTATTATGTCAgtaacaacaaaagaaaaagaaagtagtGTAGAAAAACTCACTCTACTACAAATTTGTGTACACTACTAGTTCTTaatgtataataatatatgatggAATTCTTCATATTTTGATGTTTATAACTTATGTTCCTATTTTTACCttgattacattttaaaatctcaaagttttgaatttcaaaattattattttgttacgCATGTAACaatataagtaaaaagaaaaatggcgGAGAAAAATAAGCacttagataaaaataatagtattcCACTCCGTAAAAtaatttgcttctgtttttttttacatagaTATCCAGTCTATATTGCtctcttaatattttttttatttaaatcatagATTACAcgttaaatatacaaaatagtaatatatatatatatatatatatatatatatatatatatatatatatatatattaaaatttcttattaaaatagaataacaaaaaaacaaaacttgaaTATAAAGAGTATTATCTCATTTATTACTCTATTGTTGTGATGATAAACCaatttaggaaaatatttacaataacaTAACATTCGTAACAATATGACTTATTAGCGTATacaatatacaatttttttttattttataaaatttatgttagaCATACTTTGAACTATATAATCTTATCTAGATTAACATGTCATATTTTAACTCTCATTTGTCATCCCATGAAGAGATTCAAACTATTGAAACTCATGTCTTCTAGCAATCTccaaatttacaaatttatttgcataataattttttttatgaaaaatgtgGGATATTTTGAACTCCATAatgtttgaattatgtgtttTTCCGCCATTTCCGTCAAAGTGATCATGGAATAATTTGAGAAAATGAAAGAGTTTGACAAATTCAGTAGAATCACATTTCAACCGTGAGATGTGTGTTGGTGAGGTAAGAACGGAGTGACTGGGAGTTTTGAGCATGCAAGGGAATCGATTCATGGCCAAAGAGCGCAAAAGAATAGATTTTTGCTTGATCAATATGTATTACGGCATTTTTCTCGGAATTCAAATAACAGTGCATGAAGGTGACGCAAGTAACACAGACCAAAATATCATACAATGCATTCTCCAAAATATCAAGATTGACATATGAAGGGATAATTTACACAAAATCTGAGTATTCCAAACTTAATCCTAGGCTGATGTATTGCATTCCATGATCGCTATGGACTAGTACAAACCAATTCTTCTATTATAAGTACAAGAgggcaaataaaaaaaaaatatggggAAAATAAGTTAAGGTCTAAGGTAGTAAATAACGGATATGGTTAGGAAAGAATTTGCCAAGATCATCTCAGAAGAATATAGACTCAAGCAGATCAGTTCGCTTCTAACCTACTGAGTGAATTGGCTgtactaataaattattataaaggaCAACTAATTAACGACAAATTACTTTACAAAATATACAAACATGCTTAAATAAGGCAATGCAGTTCAAAATTGCAGATCAATGCTCGTTCTTAACTCTTGCCTTCAATATTCCAGGGAGTGGTGGAGATGAAGGAGGTCTCGCAGGAGGGTTTGAAACTGAACTAGGAATCTGTGCATGATACAAACTAGACATACTAGAACCTTCCCCGCCATCTGGAGGATTGTCTGGTTTGTTGTCATTCTGAGATCTCTCACAAAATTTCATTGCCTTGAGAACATAGTTATCATCATGCAGCTCAAAGGGAGTGCTATAGAGAAAGAATGAGCAAATAGAAAGTAAGCATACATAAACGAATATTTTGACTTATAGAAAGTTATAACAGAGATGATACAGAAATGACTCATggatttataaataaat harbors:
- the LOC108320899 gene encoding poly(ADP-ribose) glycohydrolase 1 — its product is MEESEELQSILPYLPLLMRSSSLFWPSQAVETLRELGGGRVDSGHLLFQAISDLRKALSLSSQPLSPSTSLGYELFFDEVMSREESRKWFQEVVPVLGNLLLRLPSLLETHYQNPHNSMRRTIALRLLDSQQRGIIFLSQELIAALLGCSFFCLFPVKDRYVNHLPMINFDELFASLYEDYSQKQENKIWCIIHYFQRISSKMPMGIVSFERKTLHLKNDYTHISCPDANFWSTSTVPLCRFEVHNSGLIEDQSSEAVEVDFANKYLGGGALGRGCVQEEIRFMVSPELIAGMLFLPAMEDNEAIEIVGVERFSSYTGYASSFRFSGDYVDEREVDALGRRKTRIVAIDALCSPGMRQYRTNFLLREINKAFCGFLYQCEYQLYQKKLQENGCSSSLFDAATSTSMETSDGKFSNHKTTNSQNDYHCMDQVDNIGVATGNWGCGAFGGDPEVKTIIQWLAASQAVRPFMAYYTFGLEALQSLDEVAHWILSQRWTVGDLWNMLVEYSTSRSKGETNVGFLHWLLPSIHGHGTGMDLST